CATCGGCGATGGCCAGAACAGCCCCGGCAAACCAGGCCAGCAGTGCCTGCGGACCGCCCATCGTGGACAAAATAATCGGCACGGTGATGAACGGACCGATGCCGATCATGTTTGACATGTTGATGGAAGTGGCGTTCAGGATTCCGAGCCTGCGCCGCAGCTGGGGTTGCTGCGCTTCGTTTTTGGCAGCCTGGGCATTCTTGTTTTCTTTGGAGCTCATCAACCTCACCTTCAGTCCATGCAGCCAGGATTGTTAATGTTATTCCCTTGCGCCGCCCTGAGACGCAATGACGCAATCTGCGGGCCTTAACGAATGCTAAACCACTATGTGAAGGAATGGAACGGATTCAGACCGAGACAGAGGACACCCTCGAAACTTAAACGTATTTCTCCGCACGTTGCAGGTTCGTATTACTTGCCGCCGGGGCCCACGTAACGCCGGTTTTCATCCAGGGTGAAAGCAGTTTTCAGCGTGCCCTGCACTGCAATCGTAATTCCTTTCTCTGCCGGAAGCCCGTCCATGCCATCGACTGTCAACTTCACCTTGTAGTCCGCAGCCCGAGTGAAGGCGTGGCTGACCTCCGGTCCGCTGGCGGTTGTTCCATCGCCCAAATCCCAGTGGTAGGAAAGCGCCGGGACGCCATCGGTGGCGGCAACCGCCTGAAGCCTGACAGCTTGCCCCGGCCCAACCGAAGCCGGAGCCCTCAACGTAACAGAAGGCGCGGCGGCCGCAACCGAAGTATTGATGATCTTAATCAGGCGTACCGAATGCGGCGGCTGCTGTTTAATGCTGATGCTCCCAGCCTCGATGGCAATCGGCGCATCGGCGTGGAGGGCGTCGTACGCTTCAAAGGAAGCACCCTGCGCAAGGCCGAGGTCAGTGAGGTTGAGCATGTGTGAGCGCGGCGCCTCCGTCCAGTTGAAAAGCGCCAGCATGGACTGGCGGGCATCCTCCTTCAGAAAATATATGCTGGGCATCTCATCCTGCGCGGAATAGCTCATCAGGTCAAGCGGCGTCGCCGCCCGCCTCAACGCCACCATCGTCAGCAGGTTCCTGTTTTCCACCAGCGCCAGGCGGTCAGGCGTGGAAGCCAGCGTTGGAAGGTCGTCGCCGATGTCATACATTCCACCAGCAACCGCCGCAATCACCGCCTGCACCTCAGCCTCATCAAGGGTCAACGGCTGTCTTCGGTTATGCCATGTCTGTTGTGGCTCCACCTCCATTGACACGCTGAAGGCGTCCGGGTCGCTGATGTAGAAATTCCTGTTCATGTAGTAGCGGGCAGCGATGTTGGGGTCAGCGTCCTTGCTGGCTATAAACGAATGGCCCGTGTCCGGAGCGATCCGCCCTTCATCTACCAGGCCGACGGGAGCCAGCATGGGGCTCCCGTCCTTATCCAGCAGCACGCCATCACCCACAGCGTCGCGGATGATTTTGAGCCCAATCCGCTCCGCTTCAAGCGCTGTGGTGTGCGGGCGGTAAAAGTAGCCTTCAATGGCGGAGGAGTCCATGAAGTCGAGCTTGATGTAGCGCACGCCCCACTCACGCGTTAGAACGCGATAGGTCTCGCGAAGATACGCCTGTGCGCCCGGATTAGTGGTGTCCAGCGCGTAGAGGGGATCAACGCCACGGTGGACGTACGCAATCCGGATGGGCCGTCCCTTGGCATCATGAACCAGCCAGTCCTTGTGATGCTGGTAGACCCAGGCGCGCTCCGACACCTCAAACGGAGCAGTCCAGACGCCCAGGCGCAGGCCCATGTGAGTGATTTTGTAACCCAAATTGCGCATGCCGTCAGGGAACTGAGTGGCGTTGGCAGTCGTGTATTCGCCGCGGGCGTAATCGTATCCTTCGTCGATATGGCAGAAATTGAAGCCGAGTGACTCGAGATGATTTGCAAGCCAGTTGGCGTTCGTCAGCACCTCGCCTTCATTCACGCCCGCGTAGAACGCCGTCCAACTCCACCAGCCCATGGGCGGCTGGCTTGAAACTCGAGCATCGTGCAATCGCCGCGCAGCCGCTCCGTAGACTTCCAATTGCGCATGATAATCCGCTCCTGCGGCGAACATCACAGTCTCTGAGCTCAACTCCTTCCCTGGAGCAACAGGAAGGCTCAACTCGACCTGCTGATCCGGAGCGATATTGTCCCTTTGGAGCACGCCCTCCGTGGTTCCGGTGGAATCGACGGTAAACGAGCTGATGCTCGAAGACCCCATAGGAGGTTTTTCCACCTTCAAGTGCAGCGAAGTCATAAAGCGGTCTTCCGTAAGCGCGGCCACCAAAAGACTCTGTTGGCTGTTGAGGTTGTACACCAGGCCGTCACGCACTCCGAAGTAGGTCCCTTTCGGCGCCTGATCAAGGCCGCCGATGTGGATGGTGGGATCCTCGCTGTAACTTTCAAACATCACGCGGTCTGCGCCCTCTGTGCTTCCCAGGCTGATCCGTGGGTTGCCGATGGCATCGAGGTCACGGATGGCTTCCACCATGACGGATTTCGCGGTGTGGTTCGCCACCTTAACCATTACCGTGCCGTAGGGAAAGTCATTATACAGGCGCAGGATGCAGACCAGATCGGGCGCCGACTTAAGGCCGCTGAAAGTGATGGCGGCCTGCTGGCCAGAACCCAGGGCATCCTGAAAAGTGCTCTGGGCCGCCTGATGACTCGGATAGTCGCTCGACACCAGCCAATGGTGATTGACTTCTGCACCGACGACCGCCTGGAAGACGGCCGACTCCGAACCTTTCGCCTGAATGGCGTACGAACCGTTATGGGGATCGACGGAGACGGTCAACTGCGAATTGCGCAGTGAAACTGCCGCAGTTGCTGGCTCAGGGGTGGCAAATACAACGATAATAAATACAACCAGACCTGGAAAAAAAAGATGAAAGAACTTAGATGCTGTCTCTTTCATGGTCGCTTCCTATCCTGGATTGGCATTAAGGCAGCGCAATCTGCCTGACTGGGCGCGCGCCTGAACAGAAGACATGTGAATGGCGTGGCAGAATCAATGGCTCCTGGTGGCAATGAACCGTGCAATCACGATTGATGTTCGGGATGAGTGCATGCCCCCGGGAACGACATGTTGTAAGTATCTCCCTGGTATTGCAATTCCTGGTCGAGGCCGATTTTGGAGGTGTAGTATCCGAAGATTGTCAATCCTTTAATAAAACTGAAAGCTTTCACGCCGGCCTCATCTTCCGGCCGTGCCTTCGCGGGATCGGCAAGAGGTTTCAGCAAGTCCGTCTGCTGGGCCTCGTTGAGGCTGACAAACGGTTTGTTGTGCAATGCCAGGCTGCGGCCATCGAACCATGCCAGTGCCTGGATGATTTCCTGCTGATTTTCAGAGCTCTCTTCGTTGTACCTCAGGTCAAGGTAGCGGTTCACCAACGCAGACTTGGCGCCGGGCGTATCCGTCGTCGGGATGATCAGGTCAGTCAAGGCGATCAGCGTTTCGTTTTGGTGAGCGTCAAAGAACTGCGGCTTCCAGTTGGCGCCGGTCTGTGCGATGGCATCCACGTCGTCCGATGACATGTCCATGCCGGACATTGCAGGCATGGCTGTGCGAGCGGGTCGCGCCTGGCCAAGAATGGGCAGGGTCGTCAACCCACCTGCACCCATCACAAGAGTTTTCAGTACGCCGCGGCGCCCCTGGTTGGCTTCCTCTTCAATTCTTTTTGTCATGGCTTTGCATCTCCGTTTCCCTGGATTCACTCGGTACCCTTAGCTGAGAGTCCCAGTGCGCATTTGTTCGGCGATATAGTCAGCGGTCCGCATGGAGAGCGCCAGAATCGTGAGCGTCGGGTTCTTCTCCGTCGAATTCACAAAGCACGAAGCGTCCGCCACAAAAAGGTTCTTGATGTCATGCGACTGGTTGAACTTGTTCAGGTATGATGTTTTCGGGTCGTCCCCCATGCGCGCTGTCCCGGCCGAATGGATGCTCCAACCGGGCTGCAAGGGCGTAGTCCGCTCGCCGATGATCTCGATCCCTGCCCTTTCAAACATCTCCCGCTGGGCGTCGTTGGCATCCCGGGCCATGGCCAGTTCGTTCGGTCCCCATTCCACTCCAAACTTGAGGACGGGAATGCCCCAGGCATCGTGGACCACGGGATCGATCTCTACGTGATTTTCCGCCCGCGGCACGACTTCGCCGAATGATCCGATGCTGATCACCGTCGCATAGTATTTTTTTACTTCCTCTTTGAACTCGGCGCCAAAGCCGGGAATTTTGTTCGCAAAACCGGGGAACTCGCTGCTCCCCCCACCACCCTCGTATCCATACCCGCGCACAAAGTTCTTCTGCTTCTCTTTCAGGTTGCGGAAGCGTGGGATGTAGATGCCTCCACCCTCCGGGTGGGCGTCGCCGCCGCGGTTGGTGTTTCCTTTCAGCCTCGGTATGATCCCGGAAATGCTGCCGGCCATGATCTGCTCGCAAAAATATTTACCCAGCACGCCGCTGGAATTGCCCAGACCGTCGGGGTGATCATCGCTCCGGGAGTTCAGAAGGATGCGCGTGGTGTCGAGCGTTCCCGCGCCCATCACGATCACTTTGCCGTAAACCTCTTCCACCTGGCGCGTGATGCGATCAATGAAAACCACGCTTTTCGCGCGATTCTCACTATCGGCAGTCACCTTCCAGACGACGGCGTTGGTGCGCGTGGTCAGGTTGCCCGTCTTTTCGGCAATCGGGAGCAACACGCCCGCCGAACTGAAAGAGGCAGAGACGTTGCAAACCCGCCCGCAGTGGCCGCACCAATGGCACGGAACGCGTCCGTGGAAACCCGGCTTGGTCACCGTCGCCGAGCGACCCTGAATGACAGGCCGGCCCCCAAATTTGCTCTCGATCTGCCCCTTGAATATGTTTTCCGCGCAGGTCAGCGGGATCGGCGGAAGAAAATGGCTGTCTGGATTGTTCTCCAGGCGGTCCGTATGGCCGCAGACTCCAATCCAGTCTTCAACTTTGCTGTAATAGGGTTCAACGTCTTCGTAGGAAATAGGCCAATCAGAGCCGACACCGTCATGGCTGGCGGCTTTGAAATCCCGCGGGCTGAAACGGAGCGAAACGAGCCCCCAATGGAGCGTCTTGCCGCCGACGGCCTGCGCGCGAACCCACACAAACTTCTTGCCTGTGTAGGGATTTTCAAGCTCATTCACAAAGTGCTTTTTGTTCCACTCGTCGGCCGTATAGTTATAAATGGCCCGCTCTGAAGGGCGGATTTCGCCGCGAAATGGAAAATTGTACGGTTTCCGGTGATGCTCGAAATCCGTAGCGATATTGAACTTCGGTCCCCGCTCGAGCATGAGGACCTTAAGCCCTTTCAAGCACAGTTGCGTGGCCGCCATGCCCCCGGCGGCGCCTGATCCCACAACCACAACGTCATACACTTTGGCCATTCCGGCCTCCCCGTAAATATGAGTCTGTTACGTGCATATCAAAACTCTTTTATGAGTGCTCATACTTGCACCGGTCACGAATGCAAATGCCTCGTGAGCCTGCCGGCCATTCACAATATCGGGACAGCGCTCCAGCAAGCATCTGACCCAGGCGCCCATCAGTGTTTGGCGGACTGGCGCCGTTCAGCTCGAAGAGCAGAGCGCACCCAGCCACCGGGCTGCTTCTCTGTCCGCGGACAGAAGATGCGGCCCCAGCGGCGAACCTAGAAAGACCAGTGTTCCCTTCCCGACACGGCGTTTGACGCCAACGGGCAAATCCTGAAACCAGGCAATGGCCTCTCCATTCTCCCCGCTGACTGGAACGACACGGCTGAAATCGCGAACCTTGGCAACAACAGGCCAGTGGTAATCAACATAGGGTGATTGTTTGAATGAGTCTGCGGAATCCCATAACCGGACGGGATCATGAAGGCACACTCCGAACAATGACCTTATGACGCGCTTATGATTGCGAAACTCTTCAGGCTCCAGGAACGCTGCCCCGGTTTCATAGAGGACCTGTGCCCCATTCAGGAGTTGCCCGCTAAGGCTGACAAGCGTCGACGAATCTGTATCAACAGCCGCCGGCAAAATCACCATCCGCGCCGGCGCGAGTGCATTAATGGATGTCTGGCGCCAGGATACATTCAATGAGGACAGCGCCGATGCATAACCAGCGGCGGACTCACGCAAAGGAGAAGCCGGGGCGGCATCTGCCAGAACGCATCCAGAAGGCAGCCGTACAATTTCAGGAAGAAGGCTGCCCAGGCCCGCTGCACCTGCAACTCCGGCCGCCGAAGCGCCCGCCGCACATCCCAGGAATCTACGCCGAGAGAAGGGCATTCTAAACCTTGTTGGCAATCAGTCGGTCAATAGCCGCTGCCGTGTCATAGAACTGCTGGTCTTGCGCATAGTGGTACCGCCGTTCCATTTCAGCCACCAACCACCCGTCGTATCCCACTTTGGTCATGGCGGCCCGGATGGCTTTCCAGTTGTTGTCGCCGAGGAAAATATTGGTATAAACGCTATCGCCGCAGCGGCCGCGTTTTTTCATTGCGTCTTTCAGATGAATCCTCGTGATGCGAGGCCCCATCATTTCAATCCACTGCTCGGCAAATCCATCGTCATGGATGTTGCCGACGTCAAGATGGATGCCCACCGAAGGTTCGTTGATGTCTTTAAGGAAAAGAAGGAACTCGCGCGGCCCCATCAGGAAGCGCTGCTCGGAGTTGCAATTCTCGCAGCCGATCCTGACTCCAGCATGCGCGGCGTCCGGCGCAAGCATCTTTATGGCCTCTACCGTGCGATTGTAGACTTCGTTGTAAGGGACTTCCTCGGTCACCAGTCCCGCCACTACGAGGATGGCATCCGTGCCGAGGATCTGCGACGTTTCGATCTGACGCCTGACGATCCGAATTCCCTCTTCGCGCACTTTCGGGTCGCGAGCGGATAGCGAGTATCTCCAGTGAAGGCCCGTTGAGACGTTTGAAACCACCAGCCCGGCGTTTTCAACCTTTCGGCGAAGTTCGCGAACCTCGGCGTCGGTAGTGCCCATCTGGAACCATGGGACGTCGCCCAGCCAAAGTTCAATCCCGTCGTATCCGGCTTTCTTGACTAGCTCCAGTCCCTGCTCGAAACTCCAGCCCTTCGGAATCTCGTTGTCCCCGATGGATTTTTTCAACTTACCCCAGGCTCCAGTTTCGTTAAATTACGGATAATTTCGAAGACAAATGATTATCACAAACTGCAGCCAACATCAATCCTTTCCTGTCTGCCCCAAGCGAGCGCTGTGCCGGCTTCCAAACTCTCTGTCTGTACTGTGAGGAATAAAGGGGGCCTCTTGCAATGGAATGCGTCCTTGTGGAGCCAACTGGCGGCGGGTAATCCTTTGGCGCTTACTCGCCCATCACCTGGACCATGTAGGTCCGAAGCAAGGGGCCATCGTATTCCATGAAGTAGATGGTCTGCCGCGACCCGCGCACCATCTTGCCGCCCTCGATGGGGAATGAACAACTGATGCCGCCCAGGATGCTCTTCAGATGCGTTTCGGCGTTGAAGCCCAGCCGCCCGTCGTAGTCGAGATAACGTCGATGATGATAATTCTCGTCCTCAGGAAACAGCCGGCTGAAGTGCGTCAAAATGTCTTCTTCCAGGCACGGAATGCCTTCCGTCACCAGCAATCCCGAAGAGGTATGGCAGGTCATCACGTTCACGAGACCCTGCTTCACGCCGCTCTGCCGGATTACTTCATCCACCTTTGGCGTGATATTGATGGCCTCTTCTGACTTCCGCGACTGGAGCTTAATCTTTTCAAGCTTGATAATCATGGCCTTTACCCGCCTTTTATTTGAGGCCCAGCAACCGGCCGGGATTCTCTTCGAAAACTTTCTTCAAACAGCCTTCCGTCAGCGCCAGTGTGCCGAGCGCGTGCACCATATTCTTGATTTCAACCCGCGGGTAGTTTGAACCGAACACCATCCGGTTGCGCAGGCTGCGCTCCAGCACGGTGGTCGGGATCTGCTTCGAGAAGACAAACTGGTAAAACTCCTTCGGGCTGTCGTAGTAGAGGCACGAAGTGTCGAGATAAACGTTGGGATACTTCAGCGCCAGGGCGGTGGCTTCCCACACCCAGGGCCAGCCCCAATGCGCCAGCACAAAATTGAGCTTCTTAAAGCGCGCAATGGCTTCTTCCAGCAGCATAGGATGCCCGCGCTCAATCAGCGTGGAGGGCGCCCAGCTCATGCCAGTGTGGATTAGCACCGGAATATTCAATCCCAATGCTACTTCGTAAAGCTCGTAGACTTTGCTGTCACGCAATTCGAAGTCCTGGAGAGCGGCGTCGAGCTTCAGCCCCTTCAGACCCATTTTTCTAACGGCGTGTTCCAGTTCTTTTGCCGCACCCGTCTTCAGCGGATCCACGCTGGCAAAGCCGATGAAGCGGCCGCTGACCGCACATAGTTCCGCCACCTGCTCGTTTGAGCTGACGGCATCACCCCGGGCCCTCTCGCAATCAATCGGCAGCAACACCGCGCGGTCAATGCCCGCCACATCCATCTGCAAATAGAAAGTTTCAAGCGGCTGGAAGTTGTTGCCAATCTGAAAAACGTCGCGCGACATGCGCGCGTAGTTGGGATACTTGTCCACCATTTCCTGAATCAGTACCGGGTGCGTATGGAAATCGATTCTCATGCTGCCGCCTCATTCTTGTGTTTTTGCAGAAATTCCTGCCATTTCGACTTGTCGCGGAACGCCTCCGTACCGCCCGGCCGCGTGGTTGAAAACGCGCCTGCAAGATTGCCACCCGCCAGGCACGCCTGCAGGTCGGCACCGCGAACGTACCTGTCCAGGAAACCAGCGTCGAAACTGTCACCCGCGCCCACAGGATCAACGGCGTCTACGGCATATCCAGCGTGCGTCCATTCCCGCTTGCCGCGGCGCGCCCGCGCGCCCTTTGCCCCAAGTTTGACGGCAACCATCTGCACCCGGCCCGCCAGTTTTTCCATGGCTGCTTCGAGGCCGCCTTCGCCCGCAATCTTCTCTGCCTCTCGTTCATTCACCAATAGAACATCCACAAAGGGGAGAACGTCCTCGAGGCCCTCCCAGCGGTCGTCCGGGTCGTCGTTTGTGTCAAGCGAGGTGCCGAGGCCAGCCCGCTTCATATGTTCAAACAGGTTCGGGATGCGCGGCCGCAGCGCGCGGTGCAGGTAAAACGAAGAAAGATGGAAGTGCTTGCCGGAACGGAGGTAATCAAGGTCAAGGTCATCGTATCCCATTTCAAACATCGCACCGGGATAGGTTAAAATTCGCCGGCTGCCAGTTCCTGTAACGATAACAGTCAACCCCGTCTTGGTTGCTCCCGCCACGCTTCGCACCCGGCTGACATCCACACCGCCAGACGCAAGCCTCTCCAGAGCGATCTCTCCCAGTGGATCGGCGCCAATACGCGAAATGAAACCGACTTGGTTGCCGATCACCGCCAGATTGTGGGCAAATATGGCGGAAGAACTTCCCAGGGTCAGGGCAAGATCGCTGGCCAGAAGCTCCTTTTCTGGCTCCAGTTCGTCCGGCAAACCATAGAGGATCAGGTCAAGGTTCAGTTCGCCGGCCACCGTCACGTCGAATTGAGCCATCCTGAATCCCTATCCAGCCTTCCTCTTCAGCACAACCACGCGGCTCAAATGCCGAGGTTCGTCGGGATCAAACCCTCGCTTGAGTCCAAGGTATAGGCCTAATAGCTGCGCGGCCAGAATGTGAGGCGCCAGGCGCGCCACTTCAGGAACGTCCAGTTGAAGTTCAACCAGCACGTCGGCGGCACTGCGAACTTTGTCATTCGCGCGGTTGGTAATCACCAGTGTCTTGCCGCCCAGTTCCTTCATCTCTTCCAGCACTTCCTGCTCGGAAGTTCCAGTGCTCTCAGCGAGAAAGAAAGTCAGCAGCGTTTGCGGGCTCACAATCGATTTTGGGCCGTGGCGAAATTCCAACGTATGAAAAACCTGCGCATAAGAGCAGGACATTTCTGTGACCTTTAACTGCCCTTCTGACGCGATCCCGAAAAACGGCCCTTGCCCCATAAAAACATAGTCCGCAAATTCGTTGGAGCTCGCAAACTTTTCAATGCACGGCTGCAACCTTCCCAGCGCGCGCTGTGCCTGTCCCGGCATCTGCTTTAGCGCCTGCAGAAAATCCTTGCGCCCGCCGGCCCAGCCGGCCAGCGCCTGTAGGCCCAGAAGCATCGTGCTGAACGAACGCGTCATCACGGTGCTCAACTCGTCAGCCGCTGGTAGCAGCAGGGTGGAGGTCACCCGCTTTTCAAGATCCTTTCCCGTTGCGCAGCTAACCGCAAGTGTCCGGATGCCCCGTTCCTTCTCCAGATAATCAGCCGCCATCAGCATCTCGGTCGTGTGCCCCGAGCGCGAAATCAGGACGGGCTGGCACTTGCCATTTCCCAGCACATGATCCGGATAAAACAGGAGTTCAGACGCCGGCACAGCCTTTGCCCGTTGTCCTGTGACGGCAGTCCAACTCCACGCGGCGGTCTGCGCCACGTAGTAGCTTGACCCACAACCAACAAAAATCCACTCATCAGCCTTATCCAGCGGCCTCAGGACTTCCTCATAGCGGCCGTGCTCTTCAAGTTCCTGCAGAGTAGCCGCCCAGACGCCGGGCTCTGACATGATCTCTGCGTAACTTCGATGCCCTCGGCCCTCTAACGTGTCGTTCACTCTACTGCCTCCTTCAAGCCTATAAAGACTTACAATTCATCTGGAGTACACTTTTGATGTGGGAGCCTTGCAGCAACGAGCGGCTGCAAGTTACCCGGATTACGGTAGGTTTCTTTTTACTACGTTTTCCTTTCGAATGTCAAAGCGTTTTGGGCTTCTCACCGTCCCACACGGACCGGTTTCACGCAGGCATAAAAGCCCGAACATTCTTCGCGCAACGCGAGAGTCCCGTATTCAAACACACTGTGATAGTCCGGTGTCGGAACTCATTGTCAGTGTCCCCGGTTAAGCCAAGGGGTTACTGGCACCTGGCCAGGATTCCCGGGCTTGTAAGGCCAGTTGATGCGCTTGCCAGTTGCAGCCGATTCATAGGCAGCGTAAATAATCTCCAGCGTTGCACGCCCGTCTTCTCCGGTTTCTATTGGTTCCACTTCACCCAGGACCGCTCGCGTGAAGTGCCGCATCTCGTGCGGAAAGCCGTAAAGGAAGGCTTCCTCAAACACCGTAAAAGTCCAGCCTTTTGTTTCGCCAG
The nucleotide sequence above comes from Acidobacteriota bacterium. Encoded proteins:
- a CDS encoding PKD domain-containing protein, translating into MKETASKFFHLFFPGLVVFIIVVFATPEPATAAVSLRNSQLTVSVDPHNGSYAIQAKGSESAVFQAVVGAEVNHHWLVSSDYPSHQAAQSTFQDALGSGQQAAITFSGLKSAPDLVCILRLYNDFPYGTVMVKVANHTAKSVMVEAIRDLDAIGNPRISLGSTEGADRVMFESYSEDPTIHIGGLDQAPKGTYFGVRDGLVYNLNSQQSLLVAALTEDRFMTSLHLKVEKPPMGSSSISSFTVDSTGTTEGVLQRDNIAPDQQVELSLPVAPGKELSSETVMFAAGADYHAQLEVYGAAARRLHDARVSSQPPMGWWSWTAFYAGVNEGEVLTNANWLANHLESLGFNFCHIDEGYDYARGEYTTANATQFPDGMRNLGYKITHMGLRLGVWTAPFEVSERAWVYQHHKDWLVHDAKGRPIRIAYVHRGVDPLYALDTTNPGAQAYLRETYRVLTREWGVRYIKLDFMDSSAIEGYFYRPHTTALEAERIGLKIIRDAVGDGVLLDKDGSPMLAPVGLVDEGRIAPDTGHSFIASKDADPNIAARYYMNRNFYISDPDAFSVSMEVEPQQTWHNRRQPLTLDEAEVQAVIAAVAGGMYDIGDDLPTLASTPDRLALVENRNLLTMVALRRAATPLDLMSYSAQDEMPSIYFLKEDARQSMLALFNWTEAPRSHMLNLTDLGLAQGASFEAYDALHADAPIAIEAGSISIKQQPPHSVRLIKIINTSVAAAAPSVTLRAPASVGPGQAVRLQAVAATDGVPALSYHWDLGDGTTASGPEVSHAFTRAADYKVKLTVDGMDGLPAEKGITIAVQGTLKTAFTLDENRRYVGPGGK
- a CDS encoding gluconate 2-dehydrogenase subunit 3 family protein, which gives rise to MTKRIEEEANQGRRGVLKTLVMGAGGLTTLPILGQARPARTAMPAMSGMDMSSDDVDAIAQTGANWKPQFFDAHQNETLIALTDLIIPTTDTPGAKSALVNRYLDLRYNEESSENQQEIIQALAWFDGRSLALHNKPFVSLNEAQQTDLLKPLADPAKARPEDEAGVKAFSFIKGLTIFGYYTSKIGLDQELQYQGDTYNMSFPGACTHPEHQS
- a CDS encoding GMC family oxidoreductase, yielding MAKVYDVVVVGSGAAGGMAATQLCLKGLKVLMLERGPKFNIATDFEHHRKPYNFPFRGEIRPSERAIYNYTADEWNKKHFVNELENPYTGKKFVWVRAQAVGGKTLHWGLVSLRFSPRDFKAASHDGVGSDWPISYEDVEPYYSKVEDWIGVCGHTDRLENNPDSHFLPPIPLTCAENIFKGQIESKFGGRPVIQGRSATVTKPGFHGRVPCHWCGHCGRVCNVSASFSSAGVLLPIAEKTGNLTTRTNAVVWKVTADSENRAKSVVFIDRITRQVEEVYGKVIVMGAGTLDTTRILLNSRSDDHPDGLGNSSGVLGKYFCEQIMAGSISGIIPRLKGNTNRGGDAHPEGGGIYIPRFRNLKEKQKNFVRGYGYEGGGGSSEFPGFANKIPGFGAEFKEEVKKYYATVISIGSFGEVVPRAENHVEIDPVVHDAWGIPVLKFGVEWGPNELAMARDANDAQREMFERAGIEIIGERTTPLQPGWSIHSAGTARMGDDPKTSYLNKFNQSHDIKNLFVADASCFVNSTEKNPTLTILALSMRTADYIAEQMRTGTLS
- a CDS encoding YjbQ family protein, with translation MIIKLEKIKLQSRKSEEAINITPKVDEVIRQSGVKQGLVNVMTCHTSSGLLVTEGIPCLEEDILTHFSRLFPEDENYHHRRYLDYDGRLGFNAETHLKSILGGISCSFPIEGGKMVRGSRQTIYFMEYDGPLLRTYMVQVMGE
- a CDS encoding amidohydrolase, translated to MRIDFHTHPVLIQEMVDKYPNYARMSRDVFQIGNNFQPLETFYLQMDVAGIDRAVLLPIDCERARGDAVSSNEQVAELCAVSGRFIGFASVDPLKTGAAKELEHAVRKMGLKGLKLDAALQDFELRDSKVYELYEVALGLNIPVLIHTGMSWAPSTLIERGHPMLLEEAIARFKKLNFVLAHWGWPWVWEATALALKYPNVYLDTSCLYYDSPKEFYQFVFSKQIPTTVLERSLRNRMVFGSNYPRVEIKNMVHALGTLALTEGCLKKVFEENPGRLLGLK
- a CDS encoding carbohydrate kinase family protein, yielding MAQFDVTVAGELNLDLILYGLPDELEPEKELLASDLALTLGSSSAIFAHNLAVIGNQVGFISRIGADPLGEIALERLASGGVDVSRVRSVAGATKTGLTVIVTGTGSRRILTYPGAMFEMGYDDLDLDYLRSGKHFHLSSFYLHRALRPRIPNLFEHMKRAGLGTSLDTNDDPDDRWEGLEDVLPFVDVLLVNEREAEKIAGEGGLEAAMEKLAGRVQMVAVKLGAKGARARRGKREWTHAGYAVDAVDPVGAGDSFDAGFLDRYVRGADLQACLAGGNLAGAFSTTRPGGTEAFRDKSKWQEFLQKHKNEAAA
- a CDS encoding SIS domain-containing protein, with amino-acid sequence MNDTLEGRGHRSYAEIMSEPGVWAATLQELEEHGRYEEVLRPLDKADEWIFVGCGSSYYVAQTAAWSWTAVTGQRAKAVPASELLFYPDHVLGNGKCQPVLISRSGHTTEMLMAADYLEKERGIRTLAVSCATGKDLEKRVTSTLLLPAADELSTVMTRSFSTMLLGLQALAGWAGGRKDFLQALKQMPGQAQRALGRLQPCIEKFASSNEFADYVFMGQGPFFGIASEGQLKVTEMSCSYAQVFHTLEFRHGPKSIVSPQTLLTFFLAESTGTSEQEVLEEMKELGGKTLVITNRANDKVRSAADVLVELQLDVPEVARLAPHILAAQLLGLYLGLKRGFDPDEPRHLSRVVVLKRKAG